The following are encoded together in the Culex pipiens pallens isolate TS chromosome 1, TS_CPP_V2, whole genome shotgun sequence genome:
- the LOC120418352 gene encoding zinc transporter ZIP13 homolog, translating into MNISTAFMDEAMVFLYREVVDAYLPDCIKSLEYTPWVFSLLGSALIGLSGILPLLVIPAATGGSAGDGKEFNDPAESKTLKVLLSFAVGGLLGDVFLHLLPEAWSGDVSRGGEDGHPAMRSGLWVLGGVLIFTIVEKIFSGYTNADENNPQPKCIEITSCLLRQTGGKLPEGFVGCGQGGGACDIEDVPNGCFLAGKEKEEKKEGGGGKKVAGYLNLLANSIDNFTHGLAVAGSFLVSFRHGVLATFAILLHEIPHEVGDFAILLRSGFSRWDAAKAQLLTAGAGLLGALVAIGGSGATTAMEARTSWIMPFTAGGFLHIALVTVLPDLLQEEDPRESIKQFLALMAGIGVMAFMTVYLEH; encoded by the exons ATGAACATCTCCACCGCCTTCATGGACGAAGCGATGGTGTTCCTGTACCGGGAGGTGGTGGACGCGTACCTGCCCGACTGCATCAAATCGCTCGAGTACACGCCGTGGGTGTTTTCGCTGCTCGGATCGGCCCTGATCGGGCTGAGCGGGATACTGCCGCTGTTGGTCATTCCCGCGGCCACCGGTGGATCCGCCGGTGATGGGAAGGAGTTTAACGATC CCGCCGAATCCAAAACGCTCAAAGTATTGCTCAGCTTCGCCGTCGGAGGTCTCCTGGGGGACGTGTTTCTGCATCTACTTCCGGAAGCTTGGAGTGGGGACGTCAGCCGGGGTGGTGAAG ATGGCCACCCGGCGATGCGCAGCGGTCTGTGGGTCCTCGGCGGAGTGCTGATTTTCACCATCGTGGAGAAGATCTTCTCCGGCTATACGAACGCGGACGAGAACAATCCGCAGCCAAAGTGTATCGAAATTACGAGCTGCTTGCTGCGCCAGACTGGGGGTAAACTGCCGGAGGGTTTCGTGGGCTGTGGCCAGGGTGGTGGAGCTTGTGACATTGAGGACGTTCCGAATGGGTGCTTCCTGGCGGGGAAGGAAAAGGAGGAGAAGAAGGAAGGTGGCGGTGGGAAGAAAGTGGCCGGTTATTTGAACCTGCTCGCGAACTCGATTGACAACTTTACCCACGGGTTGGCGGTGGCGGGGTCGTTTCTGGTGTCGTTCCGGCACGGCGTGCTGGCCACGTTTGCGATTTTGT TGCACGAAATTCCCCACGAGGTGGGCGACTTTGCCATCCTGCTGCGGTCCGGCTTCAGCCGGTGGGACGCGGCCAAGGCACAACTGCTCACAGCCGGAGCCGGCCTTCTGGGGGCGCTGGTTGCCATCGGCGGTTCCGGCGCCACAACCGCCATGGAAGCGCGCACCTCTTGGATCATGCCCTTCACGGCCGGTGGCTTCCTGCACATTGCCCTGGTGACGGTGCTGCCGGACTTGCTGCAAGAGGAGGACCCACGGGAATCGATCAAGCAGTTTCTCGCGCTGATGGCCGGCATCGGAGTGATGGCCTTTATGACGGTGTATTTGGAGCATTAG